The window GCTGGTTGAGGTGTTAGAGGGCAAACCCGGCAGTAAGTGCATGGTGATCGAGGAGGGGCCAATGGCGGACTGGCTGTACCGCAACCTCAGAAGTCATGTGGCGCAATTCGTTGTCAGCGACCCTCGCCGTAACAAGTTGATCTGCTCAGACGGCGACAAGGATGATCGCATTGACGCGGGCAAGTTAGCGGACCTGTTGCGGGGCGGGTATCTTCGTCAAGTCCACCATCCAGACAGCCAGGATCGGGTCACCTTGAAGCAATGGGTCGGCCTGTACCATGATCGCGTTCGTGAGGCGGTGCGTCAGATCAACAAGATCCGGGCCCGCTGTCGGATGTATGGTGTCCGTCCCCCGCGGGGAGTTCTTCGCAACGCGGCGGCGCGAGCGGTGTGGCTGCGGGAGTTGTCCAAGCATCCGCTGGGGGGCCAACTGGCGATGTTGTTCCCAGGCTTGGACGTGGTGCGTAAGCAGGTGCGTCAGGCTTTGGGGCAGATGTCGCGTCTGTCCAGGGGCGAGGGGATCGTCGGCTACTGGCAGGCGCTTGCTGGGGTCGGGCCGGTTCGTGCGATCACGCTGTTGGCCTACCTCGATACGCCCTGGCGGTTCGGTTCGCCCAAGCGGCTGTGGAAATATTGCGGGGTGGGTCTTGTCCGCAAAACCAGCGGCAGCGATCGCCAAGGCCGTCCCAAACCGGGGCAGATTCAGATGGCATGGGCGGTGAACCGCCGGCTCAAGGATGCGGTCATGGGATCGGCCGCCAGTGCCATTGCAGCGGGGGGAAACGTCTTTGCCGATAGTTATCATGGATGGGTTCGACAGGGTATGAGTGTCGGTAATGCCCGGCACGCCGTGGCTCGCAAGATGCTGACGGTGATGTGGGGCATGTGGAAAACGAACAGCCAATTCCGGGCTGACCAGGTTCGTGGCGTATGAAGACAGCAACGCCAGGTGGTTCAGGGAAAGAACATGATTGCAACGGGCCATCGTCCCCGCCGGAGCTCCTTGGGTGGCATTGGGCCCTGGAGGAATCCAGGAGTTCGCTTAGCCATGAATGGGCCCGGCGGGGCTTGCTACGCCCGAATGATCTCCATGGGCCCGGCGGCGGCGTGGCCGTCGCTTCGGAGCTCGCGATAGGTGCTTGGCGACGTCCCTGGTGATG is drawn from Planctomycetaceae bacterium and contains these coding sequences:
- a CDS encoding transposase; its protein translation is MATYYIGADVDSKMTELAALDHRGVVRWRERVPTAIPKLVEVLEGKPGSKCMVIEEGPMADWLYRNLRSHVAQFVVSDPRRNKLICSDGDKDDRIDAGKLADLLRGGYLRQVHHPDSQDRVTLKQWVGLYHDRVREAVRQINKIRARCRMYGVRPPRGVLRNAAARAVWLRELSKHPLGGQLAMLFPGLDVVRKQVRQALGQMSRLSRGEGIVGYWQALAGVGPVRAITLLAYLDTPWRFGSPKRLWKYCGVGLVRKTSGSDRQGRPKPGQIQMAWAVNRRLKDAVMGSAASAIAAGGNVFADSYHGWVRQGMSVGNARHAVARKMLTVMWGMWKTNSQFRADQVRGV